The following nucleotide sequence is from Triticum dicoccoides isolate Atlit2015 ecotype Zavitan unplaced genomic scaffold, WEW_v2.0 scaffold175961, whole genome shotgun sequence.
AGGGGGGCTCCAGCGTCTCTGCTCCCTTCGCGTCTTGTATGTTATATGTTGCGACGAGTTCCTCTCTTCCTATTCCTCCCGGCCATCATCTTGTTTCCCTTTCCCGGCATGCCTGCAAGACTTCACTCTAAGCTGCGTGAGATACATGGAGACGCTGCAACTCCTCTCAAACCTCACCTCTCTCACTAAATTATTCTTGAATATGTGGGGAGCTTCAAGAGATGAGGGCCTATGGCCTCTTCTAGCCAATGGCAGCCTAACAAAACTAACCGTCTACACTACTACTCCTACCTCCGATTTCTTTGCTGGTTCCGGTCCGTCAGACCCACATGACAGAGAGGTTTTTTCCCGTTCCTCTAAGCTCTTCGATCTGAGTACGGAGAACAACACAGGAGTCCTTGATGTTTCCATCTGCAGCCTCCTCTCTGCTACCCTCACCAGATTAGAGTTCGGTTTTGACAAGGAGATAGAGCGCTTGGCAGAGGAGCAAGAGGAGGCCCTTCAGCTTCTGACCTCTCTTGAGAGGATCCGTTTTCACGGGGGGAACAAGCTGCAGCGC
It contains:
- the LOC119344614 gene encoding uncharacterized protein LOC119344614, yielding MSLLSGPLHNNDQQSAAGEVRGGGLQRLCSLRVLYVICCDEFLSSYSSRPSSCFPFPACLQDFTLSCVRYMETLQLLSNLTSLTKLFLNMWGASRDEGLWPLLANGSLTKLTVYTTTPTSDFFAGSGPSDPHDREVFSRSSKLFDLSTENNTGVLDVSICSLLSATLTRLEFGFDKEIERLAEEQEEALQLLTSLERIRFHGGNKLQRLPAGLDKLINLKQLVICACSAIRSLPSLPISLRKLEMERCAAIKSLPNSLPSSLEILMIIECDAIKSLPKDGLPSSMRVLDVHDGNSKELKRECRNLNYLIGTIPIVRTYSIQGFFY